The following coding sequences are from one Methanosarcina sp. WWM596 window:
- a CDS encoding M1 family metallopeptidase, with the protein MKNRLYKYYPEDFGELTVDVLHMDLTFDVYDDRTNVKSLLRVRTRDAPLETLELNCRDLEIRAVSCIQSEVSYRYRQDDAILEINFMDVIPPHTEIVVVTDTVCRPTKNILEGLYYDETPAGAPPQQITQCQQWGFQRIVPCIDDMCAKCTYRTTIIADSRYTNLITNGDVVVERHTVKPGRDKIVYENSVTPMATYLFFLGVGTYATFTREFEYPDGDTFMLELLVPPGSSAEAAEKALDILHDSAMWVYLFTGPEQFDEAKLPIRKELWELVRRRERMKLEAKPGATLEELRKVREKLAGLDRAITPGYKYTGTVYREIGMQNSDFGGMENVGNTTITTNRIMPFQQITDPAFEYMISVKVHEYYHNQNGSEVTGKSPFEIWLNEAVTVHVEEQYHAFLFGEDYQRLGRVLDLLAPASGTFALDSGAASMPIIPEGFNDPNDLITAVTYVKSPEYVRMVETLIGKDTFVRGLDRYFKKFKHSNATTQDWIEAMEEESGQPLKEMAETWLKQTKFPVVEVSAEYDMPSRKFTFFLKQQVPTGGKPWEFPFRAALVDENGKDLAEVLVKVSGETEEITIENVDMPSFLSLNRGYSFYGKLIYRASQEELLLQVRKDSDITGRFTAFYTLVDREKLRLLKVPGSAPSEDFIELYYRLFNDRQLLERAGGQFLTIFESVEDEEFAHHYQELYDVKQKLLKAVAWKYRNSMISAYHFFENVSVPEDTSLEETARVIKSRQAKNVCLGVLATLDTPEIHALIKQQFETAACATDRLSAFAAYLNSSAPDKIEVLRAFEAESKKNLVAWEAFLAVIGNNSSVDAVELVREMERSAAFRIEQTNDQRALYGSFARNRKKSLQTEEGRALFAEILRKLAPVNEYSTVNMLNAFANIDQMAPKYHIPLVKILADLLGELDSQKFPSVYNRIRKLLLGAPKAVKTYSIEHGEIKALQPEKSEKN; encoded by the coding sequence ATGAAAAATAGGCTGTACAAATATTATCCTGAAGATTTCGGGGAACTTACTGTTGACGTTTTGCATATGGACCTGACATTTGATGTCTATGATGACAGGACGAATGTGAAGTCCCTGCTCAGGGTCAGGACCAGGGATGCACCTCTTGAGACGCTGGAGTTAAACTGCAGGGACCTTGAGATCCGGGCTGTGAGCTGCATACAGTCTGAGGTTTCTTACAGGTACAGGCAGGATGATGCGATCCTTGAAATTAATTTCATGGACGTGATTCCTCCGCATACTGAGATTGTGGTTGTTACGGATACGGTTTGCAGACCTACAAAGAACATCCTTGAGGGGCTGTATTATGACGAGACGCCGGCAGGGGCTCCTCCACAGCAGATCACGCAGTGCCAGCAGTGGGGGTTCCAGAGGATCGTGCCGTGCATAGACGACATGTGCGCAAAATGCACGTACAGGACAACCATCATTGCTGACTCGAGGTACACGAACCTTATCACAAACGGGGATGTTGTGGTTGAACGGCATACCGTAAAGCCGGGCAGGGACAAAATAGTTTATGAAAACTCCGTTACTCCGATGGCGACATACCTCTTTTTCCTGGGCGTGGGGACTTATGCGACTTTTACTAGGGAATTTGAGTACCCGGATGGAGATACTTTCATGCTGGAACTGCTCGTGCCGCCCGGCTCAAGTGCAGAAGCTGCCGAAAAAGCGCTTGACATCCTGCATGATTCTGCCATGTGGGTCTATCTCTTTACAGGGCCTGAGCAATTCGATGAAGCCAAGTTGCCTATCAGGAAAGAGCTCTGGGAGCTTGTCCGCAGGCGAGAGAGAATGAAACTTGAGGCAAAGCCCGGGGCTACGCTGGAAGAGCTCCGGAAGGTCAGGGAAAAGCTTGCAGGACTTGATAGGGCTATTACTCCGGGGTACAAATATACGGGAACTGTCTACAGGGAGATCGGGATGCAGAACTCGGACTTCGGGGGCATGGAAAATGTCGGGAACACCACAATTACCACAAACCGTATAATGCCTTTCCAGCAGATCACGGATCCGGCTTTCGAGTACATGATAAGTGTCAAGGTGCATGAATATTACCACAACCAGAACGGGTCCGAGGTTACGGGAAAAAGCCCCTTTGAGATCTGGTTAAATGAAGCTGTGACCGTGCATGTGGAAGAGCAGTACCACGCCTTCCTTTTCGGAGAGGATTACCAGAGGCTTGGCAGGGTGCTCGACCTGCTTGCTCCGGCATCAGGGACTTTTGCCCTGGACTCGGGAGCTGCGTCTATGCCCATCATCCCTGAAGGCTTCAATGACCCGAATGACCTCATCACTGCCGTTACGTATGTAAAATCCCCCGAATACGTGCGCATGGTCGAAACCCTCATAGGGAAAGATACTTTTGTCCGGGGCCTGGACCGTTATTTCAAAAAATTCAAACACTCCAACGCGACCACGCAGGACTGGATCGAAGCCATGGAAGAAGAAAGCGGGCAGCCTTTAAAGGAAATGGCCGAAACCTGGCTGAAGCAGACAAAGTTCCCTGTAGTCGAGGTCTCAGCCGAATACGACATGCCTTCTCGGAAGTTTACCTTCTTCCTCAAACAACAGGTCCCTACCGGAGGAAAACCCTGGGAGTTCCCGTTCAGGGCAGCTCTTGTGGATGAAAACGGGAAAGACCTTGCAGAAGTCCTGGTAAAGGTCAGCGGGGAAACTGAAGAGATTACGATTGAAAACGTGGACATGCCTTCTTTCCTTTCCCTGAACAGAGGTTACTCCTTCTACGGGAAACTCATTTACAGGGCAAGCCAGGAAGAGCTCCTGCTTCAGGTCAGGAAGGACAGCGACATCACGGGCAGGTTTACAGCCTTTTATACCCTTGTGGACCGGGAAAAGCTGAGGCTCCTTAAAGTTCCAGGTTCGGCCCCCTCCGAAGACTTTATAGAACTCTACTACAGGCTCTTTAATGACCGGCAACTTCTCGAAAGGGCAGGAGGGCAGTTCCTTACTATCTTTGAGTCCGTAGAAGACGAAGAATTTGCTCACCACTATCAGGAACTTTATGACGTAAAGCAAAAGCTCCTGAAAGCAGTTGCCTGGAAATACAGGAATTCCATGATTTCCGCCTACCACTTCTTTGAAAATGTTTCGGTTCCGGAAGATACATCTCTGGAAGAAACAGCAAGGGTGATCAAGAGCAGGCAGGCTAAAAATGTCTGCCTCGGAGTCCTTGCAACCCTCGATACCCCTGAAATCCATGCCCTGATAAAACAGCAGTTTGAGACCGCAGCCTGTGCAACGGACAGATTGAGCGCATTTGCCGCGTACCTGAACAGTTCGGCTCCAGATAAAATTGAAGTCCTGAGGGCCTTTGAAGCCGAATCAAAGAAGAACCTTGTTGCCTGGGAAGCTTTCCTTGCAGTAATAGGAAACAATAGCAGTGTTGATGCAGTCGAACTGGTCAGGGAAATGGAAAGGTCAGCCGCCTTCAGGATCGAACAGACAAACGATCAGCGTGCCCTTTACGGCAGCTTTGCAAGGAACCGCAAGAAATCCCTCCAGACCGAAGAAGGCAGGGCCCTCTTTGCAGAAATCCTGAGAAAGCTGGCCCCTGTAAACGAATACAGCACAGTCAACATGCTCAATGCCTTTGCAAACATAGACCAGATGGCACCAAAGTATCATATCCCACTGGTAAAGATCCTGGCAGACCTCCTTGGAGAACTGGACTCCCAGAAATTCCCGAGCGTCTATAACAGGATAAGAAAGCTCCTTCTTGGAGCCCCGAAAGCTGTCAAAACATACAGTATAGAGCATGGAGAAATTAAGGCTCTACAGCCGGAAAAATCTGAAAAGAACTAA
- a CDS encoding diphthine--ammonia ligase: MKLAALISGGKDSIFAIHKAFEEGHEVTHLINIIPARDDSYMYHSVNLHMVELMSAASGIPLIQQQSSGIKELELDDLTLALKKVNVDGVSVGAIESQYQASRVQKICDSLGLKVYAPLWHRDPEELLNEMAKVLDIRIVRVAADGMDQSWLGRPINVNSIENLKALNRRYMVHMAGEGGEYETVVLDAPFFKKRIEIVKSEIEWEGDTGSLNILDAKLADKT; encoded by the coding sequence ATGAAACTCGCAGCACTGATTTCTGGTGGTAAGGACTCGATCTTTGCCATTCACAAAGCCTTTGAAGAGGGGCATGAGGTCACCCACCTCATCAATATTATCCCCGCAAGAGATGACTCCTATATGTATCACTCAGTCAATCTCCATATGGTAGAACTGATGTCTGCCGCCAGTGGAATCCCATTGATCCAGCAGCAGTCCAGTGGAATCAAGGAACTTGAGCTGGACGACCTTACCCTTGCTCTGAAGAAAGTGAACGTTGATGGAGTATCTGTAGGCGCTATTGAGTCACAGTACCAGGCAAGCAGAGTGCAGAAGATCTGCGATTCCCTCGGGCTTAAGGTCTATGCTCCTCTCTGGCACAGGGACCCTGAAGAGCTCCTGAATGAGATGGCAAAAGTTCTCGATATCAGGATTGTCAGAGTTGCAGCCGATGGTATGGATCAGTCCTGGCTTGGCCGTCCTATTAATGTGAACTCAATCGAAAACCTCAAAGCCCTGAATCGCAGGTATATGGTTCATATGGCAGGGGAAGGCGGAGAATACGAAACCGTAGTCCTTGATGCTCCTTTCTTTAAAAAGCGCATAGAAATAGTAAAAAGTGAAATCGAGTGGGAAGGCGACACAGGCTCTTTAAATATCCTGGATGCAAAACTGGCCGATAAGACCTGA
- a CDS encoding carbohydrate kinase family protein, with protein MDSIISVVGHTALDYIVDVEKIAEKNESSPVIDYEEYPGGGAANIAVAIAKLGGKSQLISPVGTDFSSSGYEKLLKEACVDLSRLYSIEDLKLSKAFIFTDREDNQATYFYWGASSKFKELEPESADFVHLATADCVYNAKIAQIADFVSFDPGQDLVTYSKEKLETILANTDILFANRHEIKRVSEMTGKSFSELRAMIDVIVVTYDAEGSRIYTDDGEWAIPVVSVKAVDPTGAGDAYRAGFLLAYTRGYSLPTCGKIGSTVASFVVQTRGCQTNLPTWKEMKSRYEASFGEL; from the coding sequence ATGGACAGTATAATTTCCGTAGTGGGGCATACTGCCCTTGATTACATCGTCGATGTTGAAAAAATAGCCGAAAAAAATGAGTCTTCCCCTGTAATTGACTATGAAGAATATCCTGGTGGAGGGGCTGCAAATATTGCAGTTGCCATCGCAAAGCTGGGGGGAAAAAGCCAGCTGATATCTCCTGTAGGCACGGATTTTTCCAGCTCGGGATATGAAAAACTTCTTAAGGAAGCATGCGTTGACCTCTCCCGCCTTTACAGTATTGAAGACTTGAAGCTTTCCAAGGCTTTCATTTTCACGGACAGGGAAGACAACCAGGCCACCTATTTTTACTGGGGGGCGTCCTCAAAATTCAAAGAACTTGAGCCTGAATCTGCAGATTTTGTCCACCTGGCGACAGCAGATTGCGTCTACAATGCAAAGATAGCGCAGATTGCAGATTTTGTTTCCTTTGATCCTGGACAGGACCTGGTGACTTACTCAAAAGAAAAACTTGAAACAATCCTTGCCAATACTGATATCCTCTTTGCAAACCGGCACGAAATTAAGCGGGTTTCAGAGATGACTGGAAAAAGTTTTTCCGAACTCAGGGCTATGATTGATGTTATTGTTGTAACATATGACGCGGAAGGCAGCAGAATTTACACAGACGATGGCGAGTGGGCAATTCCTGTAGTTTCCGTAAAGGCTGTAGACCCTACAGGAGCAGGAGATGCTTACAGGGCAGGTTTTCTGCTGGCTTACACCAGAGGTTATTCCCTTCCCACATGCGGAAAAATAGGATCAACTGTAGCTTCCTTTGTCGTACAGACCCGAGGCTGTCAGACAAACCTTCCAACCTGGAAAGAGATGAAATCTCGCTATGAAGCCAGCTTCGGAGAATTATAA
- a CDS encoding DUF555 domain-containing protein, with translation MKNFHVVLEAAWLVRDVKTADDAIGVAISEAGKRLNPKLDFVEVDVGTTSCPACGEPFSSVFIAANTALVGLIFEMKVFDAESAEHAERIAKSVIGKSLRDIPLTVVEVTEFERSVEKSEQQQKGKASK, from the coding sequence ATGAAGAACTTTCATGTGGTACTTGAAGCAGCTTGGTTGGTTAGAGATGTAAAAACGGCTGATGATGCAATAGGAGTTGCGATTTCCGAGGCTGGAAAACGCCTGAACCCCAAACTGGATTTTGTAGAAGTTGATGTGGGAACTACGTCCTGCCCGGCATGCGGTGAGCCTTTTAGCAGTGTTTTCATAGCGGCAAATACTGCTCTTGTAGGGCTTATTTTTGAAATGAAGGTTTTTGATGCCGAATCTGCGGAACATGCGGAAAGGATCGCAAAATCCGTCATAGGAAAGTCTCTCCGTGACATCCCGTTGACAGTTGTCGAAGTCACGGAATTCGAACGGTCAGTCGAAAAAAGCGAACAGCAGCAGAAAGGCAAGGCAAGCAAATAA